One segment of Pseudobythopirellula maris DNA contains the following:
- a CDS encoding ATP dependent DNA ligase, whose amino-acid sequence MPAPTLEEPSTPREVPLAEVAEVSLNCEKCGVGFPNAQCSICPSCGWYSVLGMHVEVETAPTDDDGAPVAVQQTTSHLEVWMNLIPLWGWALIATTIAVIGTSIGVRYYTTVMSPDESLRTLWAVSQLIGCLVLAFSCHIGCFILSSITDSESGLLDVVIKPLRHWSKSAQLLPKRLILFNGLNLALTGVIGATLIIGGIPYERLLDWNIEAPTKSNLLGAIAEKAQELPDSKKGFEESMEDFASKAGAGELGGDAEGKPVPAKPRVKADCLIIGYRLDPQGGLRNVLLASEVKGKLQYVGQVVPKLNGEETASLLEGFASAKAFQPFVSTAAEAEWLKPRFLCRVSFTEANDNGVFVDLRWEQSLSQISLP is encoded by the coding sequence ATGCCTGCCCCCACGCTCGAAGAGCCTTCGACCCCACGCGAAGTCCCGTTGGCCGAAGTGGCCGAGGTCTCGCTCAACTGCGAAAAATGCGGCGTCGGGTTCCCCAACGCCCAATGCTCGATCTGCCCGAGCTGCGGGTGGTACTCGGTGCTCGGCATGCACGTTGAGGTCGAGACCGCGCCAACCGATGACGACGGCGCCCCGGTCGCCGTGCAGCAAACCACGTCGCACCTGGAGGTCTGGATGAACCTCATCCCGTTGTGGGGATGGGCGCTCATCGCGACCACGATCGCGGTGATCGGCACGAGCATCGGCGTGCGTTATTACACCACGGTCATGAGCCCCGACGAGTCGCTACGCACGTTGTGGGCCGTGAGCCAGCTGATCGGCTGCCTCGTGCTGGCGTTCAGCTGCCACATCGGCTGCTTCATCCTCTCGTCGATCACCGATTCCGAGAGCGGGCTGCTCGACGTGGTTATCAAGCCGCTGCGTCACTGGAGCAAGTCCGCGCAGCTGTTGCCCAAGCGGCTGATCTTGTTCAACGGCCTGAACCTCGCCCTCACGGGCGTCATCGGCGCCACGCTGATCATTGGCGGCATCCCTTACGAGCGGCTGCTCGACTGGAACATCGAGGCCCCGACCAAATCGAACCTGCTCGGCGCGATCGCCGAGAAAGCGCAAGAGCTGCCCGACAGCAAGAAGGGCTTCGAAGAGTCCATGGAAGACTTCGCCAGCAAGGCCGGCGCCGGCGAACTCGGCGGCGACGCCGAAGGCAAGCCGGTCCCCGCCAAGCCGCGCGTCAAGGCGGACTGCTTGATCATCGGCTACCGACTCGACCCGCAGGGCGGCTTGCGCAATGTGCTGTTGGCGAGCGAGGTGAAGGGCAAGCTCCAGTACGTCGGGCAGGTCGTCCCCAAGCTCAACGGCGAAGAAACCGCCAGCCTGCTCGAGGGCTTCGCTTCGGCGAAGGCGTTCCAACCGTTCGTCAGCACCGCGGCCGAGGCCGAGTGGCTCAAGCCGCGGTTCCTCTGCCGGGTGAGCTTCACCGAAGCGAACGACAACGGCGTTTTCGTTGACCTGCGATGGGAGCAGTCGCTCAGCCAGATCAGCCTCCCGTAG
- the aat gene encoding leucyl/phenylalanyl-tRNA--protein transferase, protein MPPEAPPPDAEPPYGPPRTGRLEPSRYFPAAEGADDDGFIGLGGELSPEWLLDAYRHGIFPWPHDDDDATPWWSPNPRAVFEPGQMHVSRRLARTIRSGKFTVTSDRAFARVMQGCANGKGREGGTWITPAMREAYTHMHELGWGHSVEAWLGAPEDDQLVGGVYGLAIGGLFAAESMFHRERDASKVALAALVRHTAERGYRLLDIQQWTPHTGSLGAREISRDEYLGRLATCIDLPVTFGAIEFTTESTEDTE, encoded by the coding sequence ATGCCTCCCGAAGCACCGCCCCCCGACGCCGAGCCGCCCTACGGGCCCCCCCGCACCGGGCGGCTCGAGCCTTCGCGTTACTTCCCGGCGGCCGAGGGCGCCGACGACGACGGCTTTATCGGCCTAGGCGGCGAGCTCTCGCCCGAGTGGCTGCTCGACGCCTACCGCCACGGCATCTTCCCCTGGCCGCACGACGATGACGACGCCACGCCGTGGTGGAGCCCCAACCCGCGGGCCGTCTTCGAGCCGGGCCAGATGCACGTCTCGCGGCGGCTGGCGCGAACGATCCGCAGCGGCAAGTTCACCGTCACCTCCGACCGGGCGTTCGCACGCGTTATGCAGGGCTGCGCCAACGGCAAGGGCCGCGAGGGGGGCACCTGGATCACGCCCGCGATGCGCGAGGCGTACACCCATATGCACGAGCTCGGCTGGGGACACAGCGTCGAGGCGTGGCTCGGGGCCCCCGAGGACGACCAACTCGTGGGGGGCGTTTACGGCCTGGCGATCGGCGGGCTGTTCGCCGCCGAGAGCATGTTCCACCGCGAACGCGACGCCTCGAAAGTCGCCCTCGCCGCCCTGGTGCGCCACACGGCCGAGCGCGGCTACCGGCTGCTCGACATCCAGCAGTGGACCCCGCACACCGGCAGCCTGGGCGCCCGTGAGATCTCACGCGACGAGTACCTGGGGCGCCTCGCCACGTGCATCGACCTGCCGGTCACCTTTGGGGCGATCGAGTTCACCACAGAGAGCACAGAGGACACGGAGTAA
- a CDS encoding trans-sulfuration enzyme family protein, with the protein MQFRTRAIHVGQDRDPQTGAVVPPIHLASTFVQPGAGEWGEFDYSRSGNPTRKNLEQTVADLEGASATGGGALAFASGMAAIHCVTAMLRSGDHVLAGSDIYGGAYRLLHKIMNRAGVEVTLADATDLDEFERGFRPNTKLVWVESPGNPRMSITDYAAAAEMAHEHGALMGCDNTFATPVLCRPLELGADIVMHSATKYYGGHSDLMGGLLAVGDKSLFDELYFVQNATGAIMGPLECFLTSRGIKTMELRVKEQSRTAQRLAEWLDGHAKVKRVLYAGLPTHPGHAIAKRQMQGGFGAMITFELDGDFAETKRFCEATELFQLAVSLGAVESLIEQPASMSHASYDAEDRAKHGVTDGLIRLSVGLEAFEDLKADLDQAFD; encoded by the coding sequence ATGCAATTCCGCACCCGCGCCATCCACGTTGGCCAAGACCGCGACCCGCAAACCGGGGCCGTCGTGCCGCCGATCCACCTGGCGAGCACGTTCGTCCAGCCGGGCGCCGGCGAGTGGGGCGAGTTCGATTATTCTCGGAGCGGCAACCCGACCCGCAAGAACCTCGAGCAGACGGTCGCCGACCTGGAGGGCGCCTCGGCGACCGGCGGCGGCGCGTTGGCGTTCGCCAGCGGCATGGCGGCCATCCACTGCGTGACGGCGATGCTGCGCTCGGGCGACCACGTGCTGGCCGGCAGTGATATCTACGGCGGGGCTTACCGGCTGCTGCACAAGATCATGAACCGCGCGGGGGTCGAGGTCACGCTCGCCGACGCGACCGACCTGGATGAGTTCGAGAGGGGATTTCGGCCGAACACGAAGCTCGTTTGGGTCGAGTCGCCCGGCAACCCGCGGATGTCGATCACCGACTACGCCGCGGCGGCGGAGATGGCGCACGAGCACGGCGCCCTGATGGGGTGCGACAACACGTTCGCCACGCCGGTGCTCTGCCGGCCGCTGGAGCTGGGCGCCGACATTGTCATGCACTCGGCCACGAAGTACTACGGCGGCCACAGCGACCTGATGGGGGGCCTGTTGGCGGTGGGCGATAAGTCGCTCTTCGACGAGTTGTACTTCGTCCAAAACGCCACCGGCGCGATCATGGGCCCGTTGGAGTGCTTTCTCACTTCGCGCGGGATCAAGACGATGGAGCTGCGCGTCAAAGAACAGTCGCGCACCGCCCAACGCTTGGCCGAGTGGCTCGACGGCCACGCCAAGGTGAAGCGGGTGCTTTACGCCGGCCTGCCCACGCACCCCGGCCACGCGATCGCCAAGCGGCAGATGCAGGGGGGCTTCGGCGCGATGATCACGTTCGAACTCGACGGCGACTTCGCCGAGACCAAGCGGTTCTGCGAGGCGACCGAGCTGTTCCAGCTGGCGGTGAGTCTTGGCGCCGTGGAGTCGCTCATCGAGCAACCGGCGAGCATGTCGCACGCCAGCTACGACGCCGAGGACCGCGCGAAGCACGGCGTGACCGACGGCCTCATCCGGCTGTCGGTCGGCCTCGAGGCGTTCGAGGACCTCAAGGCCGACCTCGATCAGGCTTTCGATTGA
- a CDS encoding outer membrane protein assembly factor BamB family protein: protein MARNLFFGLLTLSLLTLLAPIAAGNEPWNRFRGPEGEGVAEDADPPVAFGPEENLKWKTPVHGRAWSSPVVLGDRVYLTTATEDGKQLSALCLDLETGKIVWDRVVFEVAEPRFCHPTNTYASCTPFIEPDRLYVHYGSYGTACLDAATGKTLWERRDFVSDDFRGPGSSPIVHGEELIVQFDGVDFQFLVGLDKATGKTRWRRDRDIDYQTDSGDWKKAYGTPRVIRVDGEEQLVSPAAAETLAYRLPAEGGELQPLWRFRHGGMNAATPPLFDGDRIYVTTGGGSPLALAAVRPDGHCEVTESHVAWSTGRNAPQRSGPILVDGLLFTTDDRGVATCREAATGKELWKKRLGGEFWSSPVAASGRIYAFNKEGEGFVFAADGEKYRELAHVDLQDEVNASPAIVGDALIVRTLGAVWRFEE, encoded by the coding sequence ATGGCGCGCAACCTTTTCTTTGGGCTACTGACCCTCTCGCTACTCACCCTGCTCGCCCCTATCGCCGCGGGCAATGAACCGTGGAACCGGTTCCGCGGGCCCGAAGGCGAGGGCGTCGCCGAGGACGCCGACCCGCCCGTCGCGTTCGGGCCCGAAGAGAACCTCAAATGGAAAACGCCGGTCCACGGCCGCGCGTGGTCGTCGCCCGTCGTGCTGGGCGATCGGGTTTATCTCACCACCGCCACCGAGGACGGCAAGCAACTCTCGGCGCTCTGTCTCGATCTGGAGACCGGCAAGATCGTTTGGGACCGGGTGGTGTTCGAAGTCGCCGAGCCGCGGTTCTGTCACCCGACCAACACTTACGCCTCTTGCACGCCGTTCATTGAGCCCGACCGGCTCTACGTCCACTACGGCAGCTACGGCACGGCCTGTCTCGACGCCGCCACGGGCAAGACGCTCTGGGAGCGGCGCGACTTTGTGAGCGACGACTTCCGCGGCCCCGGCTCGTCGCCGATCGTTCACGGCGAAGAGCTGATCGTCCAGTTCGACGGCGTCGACTTCCAGTTCCTGGTTGGTCTCGACAAGGCGACCGGCAAGACCCGTTGGCGCCGCGACCGCGACATCGATTACCAAACCGACAGCGGCGACTGGAAGAAGGCGTACGGCACGCCGCGCGTGATCCGCGTCGATGGCGAGGAGCAGCTCGTGAGCCCCGCGGCGGCCGAAACCCTCGCCTACCGCCTGCCGGCCGAGGGTGGCGAGCTCCAACCACTCTGGCGTTTCCGCCACGGCGGCATGAACGCCGCCACGCCGCCGCTGTTCGACGGCGACCGCATTTACGTCACCACCGGCGGCGGCAGCCCCCTGGCGCTCGCGGCGGTCAGGCCCGACGGCCACTGCGAAGTGACCGAGTCGCACGTCGCCTGGAGCACCGGCCGCAACGCCCCGCAGCGTTCGGGCCCGATCTTGGTCGATGGCCTGCTCTTCACAACCGACGACCGCGGCGTGGCCACCTGCCGCGAAGCGGCCACGGGCAAAGAGCTATGGAAAAAACGCCTCGGTGGCGAGTTCTGGTCGTCCCCCGTCGCGGCCTCGGGGCGCATCTACGCCTTCAACAAAGAGGGCGAGGGTTTCGTGTTCGCCGCCGACGGCGAGAAGTACCGCGAGCTGGCCCACGTCGACCTGCAAGACGAGGTGAACGCTTCCCCGGCGATCGTGGGCGACGCGCTGATCGTACGGACGCTCGGAGCGGTGTGGCGGTTTGAGGAGTGA
- a CDS encoding hypervirulence associated TUDOR domain-containing protein: MASVFEEGQRVKWKWGEGYGQGRVKSRFTKRVTRKIEGNEVTRDGSQDNPAYYVETEDGGKVLKLWSELESA; the protein is encoded by the coding sequence ATGGCAAGCGTTTTTGAAGAAGGTCAGCGGGTGAAATGGAAGTGGGGCGAGGGCTATGGCCAGGGGCGGGTTAAGAGCCGGTTCACCAAGAGGGTGACCAGGAAGATCGAGGGCAACGAGGTGACGCGCGATGGCTCTCAGGACAACCCCGCCTACTACGTCGAGACCGAGGATGGCGGCAAGGTGCTGAAGCTGTGGAGCGAGTTGGAGTCTGCGTGA
- a CDS encoding PEP-CTERM sorting domain-containing protein — MKSIATAALLCLVAPTWAVAAPILAEDFESYTDTADLGGTWTLGDGTLDAGLGNPGQSLSHPGTGASFSAANINEFSFPGVYPGTGETLIFQADIYDDANSNNERNSAGLRAAAGANIIEMGHYNSPSHYAIRTVLFGAGSAGAWVAFPNLVDDLGAPIADETPVEGWHTYRAEITDSQVTFTLDLNGDGNINSTLVASITQNAAFEFDVVRLGGPSALGSANGGVHFDNVYLELVPEPASALLAVLGLVGFAARRR; from the coding sequence ATGAAGTCGATCGCTACTGCAGCTTTACTGTGCCTCGTGGCGCCCACCTGGGCCGTCGCGGCGCCGATCCTCGCCGAAGACTTTGAGTCTTACACCGACACCGCCGATCTGGGCGGCACGTGGACCCTGGGCGACGGCACGCTCGACGCCGGCCTCGGCAACCCCGGCCAGTCGCTCTCGCACCCCGGCACGGGCGCCTCGTTCTCCGCCGCTAATATCAACGAATTCAGCTTCCCCGGCGTCTACCCCGGCACTGGCGAGACTCTGATCTTCCAGGCTGACATCTACGACGACGCCAACTCGAACAACGAGCGGAACTCGGCCGGGCTTCGCGCCGCCGCGGGCGCCAACATCATCGAGATGGGCCACTACAACAGCCCGTCGCACTACGCCATCCGGACCGTCCTGTTCGGCGCCGGCAGTGCCGGCGCGTGGGTCGCCTTCCCGAACCTGGTCGACGACCTTGGCGCCCCGATTGCCGACGAGACGCCGGTCGAGGGTTGGCACACCTACAGGGCCGAGATCACCGACTCGCAGGTGACGTTCACGCTCGACCTGAACGGTGACGGCAACATCAACAGCACGTTGGTGGCCAGCATCACGCAGAACGCGGCCTTCGAGTTCGACGTCGTCCGCCTGGGCGGCCCCTCGGCTCTTGGCTCGGCCAACGGCGGCGTCCACTTCGACAACGTCTACCTCGAACTCGTGCCCGAGCCGGCTTCGGCGCTCCTCGCCGTGCTGGGTCTGGTTGGTTTCGCGGCTCGCCGTCGCTAA
- the trpS gene encoding tryptophan--tRNA ligase: MPALSGIQPTGPFHWGNYFGAIQQYIELQDTEAQSYYFIANLHALTTVRDQELLRQYTLNGAIDLLALGLDPDKAVLFVQSDVPEVSELCWLLLTGTPMGLLERCVSYKDKMAKGIKADAGLFTYPVLQAADILAYDATVVPVGEDQLQHIEVCRDIAQSFNHHYGEVFTLPKGKVLDQSARVPGTDGEKMSKSYGNTLAVFEEEKKQRKQIMRIQTDSRPMEDPKEPDGDVLFDLLKLVGSEEEISEMAATYRKGGFGYGDAKKALANAAERYWGPARERRAEWAAKPDAVREVLAAGAAKARAKAGEVLGRAQEACGVKSW; this comes from the coding sequence ATGCCCGCACTCTCCGGCATCCAGCCCACCGGCCCGTTCCACTGGGGCAACTACTTCGGCGCCATCCAGCAGTACATCGAGCTGCAGGACACCGAGGCCCAGTCGTACTACTTCATCGCCAACCTCCATGCGCTCACCACCGTGCGTGACCAGGAGCTGCTCAGGCAGTACACCCTGAACGGCGCCATCGACCTGCTGGCCCTCGGTCTCGATCCCGACAAGGCGGTGCTGTTCGTCCAGTCGGACGTTCCCGAGGTCAGCGAGCTCTGCTGGCTGCTGCTGACGGGCACGCCGATGGGCCTCTTGGAACGTTGCGTCAGCTACAAGGACAAGATGGCCAAGGGCATCAAGGCCGACGCCGGCTTGTTCACCTACCCCGTGCTCCAGGCGGCCGACATCTTGGCGTACGACGCCACGGTGGTCCCGGTGGGCGAGGACCAGCTGCAGCACATCGAGGTCTGCCGCGACATCGCCCAGTCGTTCAACCACCACTACGGCGAGGTCTTCACGCTGCCCAAGGGCAAGGTGCTCGACCAGTCGGCCCGGGTGCCCGGAACCGACGGCGAGAAGATGAGCAAGAGCTACGGAAACACGCTCGCCGTGTTCGAAGAGGAGAAGAAGCAGCGCAAGCAGATCATGCGGATCCAGACCGACAGCCGGCCGATGGAGGACCCTAAGGAGCCGGACGGCGACGTGCTGTTCGACCTGCTGAAGCTCGTGGGCAGCGAAGAGGAGATCAGCGAGATGGCCGCCACGTACCGCAAGGGCGGCTTCGGTTACGGCGACGCCAAGAAGGCGCTGGCGAACGCCGCCGAGCGTTACTGGGGCCCGGCCCGCGAGCGCCGCGCCGAGTGGGCCGCCAAGCCAGACGCCGTGCGCGAAGTGCTCGCCGCCGGCGCCGCCAAGGCCCGTGCGAAGGCGGGCGAGGTGCTCGGGCGGGCTCAGGAAGCGTGTGGCGTGAAGAGCTGGTAG
- a CDS encoding dihydroorotate dehydrogenase, with the protein MSLPAPPAPTKHVDPASVDLKVELGRLTLPNPVLVASGTFGYAREMAAFVDLTRLGGVVPKTITQEPRQGNAPWRTVETAAGMLNSIGLDNDGLEAFLAHHLPYLASLGAPVVVSVAGRTHDEFVAMCRRVGEASAAGPAADAIELNISCPNVSHGVDFGVDPARCEELVRDCRLATELPIVAKLTPNVTSVATMAKAAEAGGADAIALINTCLGMAVDWRRRRPLLGNVVGGLSGPAIKPIALRCVWQAAQAVRTPIVGVGGVATLDDTMEFLVAGASAVQLGTVNFYRPTASMEVLDALPAAIASLGAASVAEVVASLTTGLTTSASEPQAISPSPSRGGG; encoded by the coding sequence ATGTCGCTTCCCGCTCCTCCCGCTCCCACAAAGCATGTCGATCCCGCGTCGGTCGACCTGAAGGTCGAGCTCGGCCGGCTGACGCTTCCCAACCCGGTTCTTGTGGCCTCGGGCACGTTTGGCTATGCCCGTGAGATGGCGGCGTTCGTCGATCTCACCCGTCTGGGTGGTGTCGTGCCGAAGACGATCACCCAGGAGCCTCGCCAGGGCAACGCCCCGTGGCGCACGGTCGAAACGGCGGCCGGCATGCTCAACTCGATCGGCCTCGACAACGACGGCCTCGAGGCGTTCCTGGCCCATCACCTGCCCTACCTCGCTTCGCTCGGGGCGCCGGTGGTGGTGAGCGTCGCCGGCCGCACGCACGACGAGTTCGTCGCGATGTGCCGCCGCGTCGGCGAGGCGTCAGCCGCGGGGCCGGCCGCCGACGCGATCGAGCTCAACATCTCCTGCCCGAACGTGTCTCACGGCGTCGACTTCGGCGTCGACCCGGCCCGCTGCGAGGAACTGGTTCGCGACTGCCGCTTGGCGACCGAGTTGCCGATCGTGGCGAAGCTCACGCCCAACGTGACCAGCGTCGCCACGATGGCCAAGGCGGCCGAGGCGGGGGGCGCCGACGCGATCGCGCTGATCAACACCTGCCTCGGCATGGCGGTCGACTGGCGCCGCCGGCGGCCGCTCCTTGGCAACGTGGTCGGCGGCCTCAGCGGCCCGGCCATCAAGCCGATCGCGCTGCGCTGCGTCTGGCAGGCGGCCCAGGCGGTCCGCACGCCGATCGTCGGCGTGGGGGGCGTCGCCACGTTGGACGACACGATGGAGTTCCTCGTCGCCGGCGCCAGCGCTGTGCAGCTCGGCACGGTGAACTTCTACCGCCCGACGGCCAGCATGGAAGTGCTCGACGCCTTGCCGGCGGCGATCGCGAGCCTCGGCGCGGCAAGTGTGGCCGAAGTGGTAGCAAGCCTCACGACGGGCCTGACGACGAGCGCCAGCGAGCCGCAGGCGATATCCCCCTCCCCTTCCAGGGGAGGGGGATAA
- a CDS encoding HU family DNA-binding protein codes for MTKKEIVKTISEEIGLTQLKTKEIVQKTFDAIVETLVEERRIELRNFGVFEVKKRAARKARNPRTGEKVSVPEKFVVTFKPGKEMEERVRELERQAAEEAAAREAAANAASTPTNPLANGAPPSAPNAPNNAAVSGYDHSSVDYQRPPGQ; via the coding sequence GTGACCAAGAAAGAGATCGTCAAAACCATCTCGGAAGAGATCGGGCTGACGCAGCTCAAGACGAAGGAGATCGTCCAAAAGACGTTCGACGCCATCGTCGAGACGCTGGTCGAGGAACGCAGGATCGAACTGCGTAACTTTGGCGTCTTTGAGGTCAAGAAGCGTGCCGCTCGCAAGGCTCGCAACCCACGCACCGGCGAAAAAGTCTCCGTGCCGGAGAAGTTTGTCGTCACTTTCAAGCCGGGCAAGGAGATGGAGGAGCGTGTCCGCGAGCTCGAGCGGCAAGCCGCCGAAGAAGCGGCCGCCCGCGAAGCCGCGGCAAACGCCGCCAGCACTCCGACCAATCCGCTAGCGAACGGCGCTCCCCCGAGCGCCCCCAACGCACCAAACAACGCAGCGGTAAGTGGTTACGACCACAGCTCGGTCGACTACCAACGGCCCCCCGGCCAATAG